In Hahella sp. KA22, one genomic interval encodes:
- a CDS encoding imm11 family protein has protein sequence MKYFLFDFLGDKKEENYCFTSKTPDGGIDSYDLIAGFRLSDEYPDGIEEVTLSLEDQFPGVELASFIGNTDKMLAFNKKAATLITSMSESEIEVVPFILYNQKGKVHSTDYVFLNPVGDRDCINWKESICTRDSEGDISTYDKVVYSKAKLNEAPHIFRVKNHTGYCLFSEELVKALLDTGHTNLVFKDIEIA, from the coding sequence ATGAAATATTTTTTATTTGATTTCTTAGGCGATAAAAAGGAAGAAAACTACTGCTTTACTTCCAAAACGCCTGATGGCGGCATTGACTCGTACGACCTAATCGCAGGGTTCCGCTTGTCGGATGAATACCCTGATGGCATAGAAGAAGTAACTCTGAGCCTGGAAGACCAATTTCCAGGTGTTGAGCTGGCTTCCTTCATCGGCAATACTGATAAAATGCTCGCTTTCAACAAAAAAGCCGCCACGCTCATCACGTCAATGAGCGAGTCAGAAATAGAGGTAGTTCCCTTTATCCTCTATAACCAGAAAGGCAAAGTACATAGCACGGATTATGTCTTCCTTAACCCAGTTGGGGATAGAGATTGCATCAATTGGAAAGAATCTATCTGCACTCGTGATTCCGAGGGAGATATCTCCACCTACGACAAAGTTGTCTATTCAAAAGCAAAATTAAATGAAGCGCCTCACATATTCAGAGTGAAAAATCATACTGGATACTGTTTGTTCAGCGAGGAGCTGGTCAAAGCCCTACTGGATACAGGCCACACAAACTTAGTATTCAAGGACATTGAGATCGCCTGA